In Massilistercora timonensis, the following are encoded in one genomic region:
- a CDS encoding tRNA-dihydrouridine synthase family protein — MRYYLAPMEGVTTDIYRAAYHKYFRPMEKYFTPFLVPHSKKGFSAREMREIDPGRNEGMNLIPQIMSNQAGDCLRTMKKLKDLGYQEVNLNFGCPSKTVVSKNRGAGFLADPEALDHFLEEVFAHGDQKISVKTRLGKYHPEEFEEILAVYNRYPLEELILHPRTQQDFYQGRVNLEAYAYAREHSRNPLCYNGDIRSASDGKRLTEQFPGTDTVMLGRGVIANPALVEQMEGRAGEELDGERLKAFLEEICKGYQELGAGERPVLFKMKELWAYLNGLFPESQKQAKKIRKSGSLAEYQAAVEEVFALHSPRAAL; from the coding sequence ATGCGGTATTATCTTGCGCCCATGGAAGGGGTCACTACCGATATTTATCGGGCCGCCTATCATAAATATTTCCGGCCGATGGAGAAATATTTCACCCCCTTTTTAGTACCTCACAGCAAGAAGGGGTTCAGCGCCCGGGAGATGCGGGAGATCGACCCGGGACGGAACGAGGGGATGAACCTGATCCCTCAGATCATGAGCAATCAGGCCGGTGACTGCCTGCGCACCATGAAGAAGCTGAAAGACCTGGGATATCAGGAGGTGAATCTGAATTTTGGCTGCCCCTCCAAGACGGTGGTGTCCAAGAACCGGGGAGCGGGATTCCTGGCAGACCCGGAGGCGCTTGACCATTTCCTGGAGGAGGTGTTCGCCCACGGGGATCAGAAGATCTCGGTGAAGACCCGCCTGGGGAAATATCACCCGGAGGAATTTGAAGAGATCCTTGCTGTCTATAACCGGTATCCGCTGGAAGAGCTGATCCTTCACCCCAGGACCCAGCAGGATTTCTATCAGGGAAGGGTGAACCTGGAGGCTTACGCCTATGCCCGGGAGCACAGCCGGAATCCACTCTGCTACAACGGGGATATCCGCAGCGCATCGGATGGGAAGCGTCTGACGGAGCAATTTCCCGGGACGGACACGGTTATGCTGGGCCGTGGCGTGATCGCCAATCCCGCCCTTGTGGAACAGATGGAAGGAAGGGCAGGAGAAGAGCTGGACGGGGAGCGGCTGAAAGCTTTTCTTGAGGAGATCTGCAAGGGGTATCAGGAACTGGGGGCCGGAGAGCGGCCGGTGCTCTTCAAGATGAAGGAACTGTGGGCATATCTTAACGGGTTGTTCCCGGAGAGCCAAAAGCAGGCGAAAAAGATCCGGAAATCCGGCAGTCTGGCGGAATATCAGGCGGCGGTGGAGGAAGTTTTTGCTTTACATTCCCCGCGGGCTGCCCTATAA
- the brnQ gene encoding branched-chain amino acid transport system II carrier protein produces MTKKLNFRQSLVIASMLFGLFFGAGNLIFPVSMGQLAGADVWQASAGFLLTGVGLPILGVAALGISRENGLLELSSRIGRGYGMFFTCALYLTIGPFFAIPRCATVSFTIGPGTVLSPQSQTLALGIFSFAFFAVALFLALRPGEILTWVGKVLTPLFLVLLGVLVLRALTAPMGEISEIAPQGAYASGAFFKGFLEGYNTMDALAGLAFGIIVINVIRTLGVEKPEDIAVSTVKAGVFTAIIMSAIYLLITVVGTQSRGVFPAAENGGDALVQISEYYFGSVGIVILALIGTVACLKTAVGLITSCGATFEKMFPSGPSYRVWAVIFAVVSFVIANAGLNAIIAYSVPVLMFLYPLAVALILLTLFGKAFGNDRIVYRWVIGFTLIAALVDFFNALPEGTARFLHITGAAQAARDLLPLGDLGFGWLCPGAVGLVIGLILHKRREAQEAKK; encoded by the coding sequence ATGACGAAGAAGTTGAATTTTCGACAGTCGCTGGTGATTGCCAGCATGCTTTTTGGACTTTTCTTTGGAGCGGGGAACCTGATCTTCCCGGTTTCCATGGGGCAGCTTGCCGGCGCGGATGTGTGGCAGGCGTCGGCGGGATTCCTTCTGACCGGGGTGGGGCTTCCTATCCTTGGCGTGGCGGCTCTGGGTATCAGCCGGGAGAACGGGCTTCTGGAACTGAGTAGCCGGATCGGGAGGGGGTACGGTATGTTCTTTACCTGTGCCCTGTATCTGACCATCGGTCCTTTCTTCGCCATTCCAAGATGTGCCACGGTATCCTTCACCATCGGTCCCGGGACGGTGCTTTCTCCGCAGAGCCAGACGCTGGCCCTGGGAATTTTCTCCTTTGCCTTTTTCGCGGTGGCCCTGTTTCTTGCCCTGCGGCCAGGTGAGATCCTGACCTGGGTGGGGAAGGTGCTGACGCCTTTATTCCTGGTGCTGCTGGGTGTGCTGGTGCTGCGGGCTCTGACGGCTCCCATGGGAGAGATCAGCGAGATCGCGCCTCAGGGCGCTTATGCTTCCGGCGCGTTTTTCAAGGGCTTCCTGGAGGGGTATAATACCATGGACGCTCTGGCAGGCCTTGCCTTTGGCATCATCGTTATCAATGTGATCCGCACTCTTGGAGTGGAGAAGCCGGAAGATATCGCGGTGAGCACGGTGAAGGCCGGTGTGTTCACCGCCATCATCATGTCCGCCATCTATCTTCTGATCACCGTTGTGGGAACCCAGAGCCGGGGCGTATTCCCGGCGGCGGAGAACGGCGGGGACGCCCTGGTTCAGATCTCGGAATATTATTTTGGCAGTGTCGGGATCGTGATCCTGGCGCTGATCGGAACGGTGGCCTGTCTGAAGACGGCGGTGGGGCTGATTACCAGCTGCGGCGCCACCTTTGAGAAAATGTTTCCATCCGGCCCGTCCTACCGGGTGTGGGCCGTGATCTTCGCGGTGGTGTCTTTTGTGATCGCCAACGCGGGACTGAACGCCATCATCGCCTACTCGGTGCCGGTGCTGATGTTCCTGTATCCGCTGGCGGTGGCCCTGATCCTTCTGACCTTGTTTGGCAAGGCCTTTGGAAATGACAGGATCGTGTACCGCTGGGTGATCGGATTCACTCTGATCGCGGCGCTGGTGGATTTCTTCAACGCCCTGCCGGAAGGGACCGCAAGGTTCCTGCACATCACCGGCGCGGCCCAGGCGGCCAGAGATCTGTTGCCTCTGGGAGACCTGGGATTTGGCTGGCTGTGTCCGGGAGCAGTGGGACTGGTCATCGGACTGATCCTCCATAAGAGGAGAGAGGCGCAGGAGGCAAAGAAGTAA
- a CDS encoding ABC transporter permease: MGILWKVTIKEIRQKPARFAVLVLGMTAAVFLITVMTIFSTSCLQAMIRQEIEENGPYEAVFHNLTGEQAQRLEENGRIRKVWRLAECPRDSGSIGDGEEGEDLQGRVCCGVTYRHRTHGIFKEVNELGAEIDMDPLPEEEREIVFSRRNLTVISSYDITFNNKLLSYYGLNASEVKAGSAWAIGMIDFVITIFAAVILYYVVISGMEEKLKTVGLLDGIGISDGQKRLYIYGENLLAGALAVPLGMGLGLLALFLSCRELNERFLPTYDLELAVSPLWLGAVLAGSGAVILCSASGLYARARKERILDLVSGYDREEEVNRTTVLLRAKRHFFKAETLLAAKNVILNHRNYGVSCALLVISLCVFLNGMMYVRGLAASYEEGQDYPRVSLWAKTETGGAGTDGGAAKEETLEELAGRIESLEGVAQVSVVKEAEDYNATEGLSFAEIKAYLEELHVWRDVDLYESDHFDAREKELQAQLALCYLVRVVGVDEATFRRYLRYGEEQGKLARSGARAEDLGILVGAERAPYEENTFPLMIQGELKELPLALILLPGEHEEMLRSEYLKTAAQAEAASDFFYTEGDSILYVPMDTFDQLFGAEQKGTVCLEIALDRDVTKTGEVRRADLNEVVYPGNAPRRAGEEEKIREEIEALAQEMGLGGLEVVSFAEEYQQSFFVGGKGLHLMLVAALVSACSLAALLVVLQKDAASLRRRRREFALLQTIGMTRRRVLKMLILEHFLYALAGLGFGIPVSLFILTGLYSDGGAPQMTSSMDVPWDLVAGQAVMTACVVILPLLFLLREMKNLDLVETIRREE, translated from the coding sequence ATGGGAATCTTATGGAAAGTGACAATAAAAGAGATCCGGCAGAAACCGGCCCGGTTCGCGGTGCTGGTGCTGGGGATGACGGCGGCGGTCTTTCTCATCACGGTGATGACCATCTTCTCCACCTCCTGCCTGCAGGCCATGATCCGGCAGGAGATCGAGGAAAACGGGCCTTATGAGGCGGTGTTCCACAACCTGACAGGGGAGCAGGCGCAAAGGCTGGAGGAAAACGGGAGGATCCGTAAGGTATGGAGGCTTGCAGAATGCCCCCGGGACTCTGGCAGCATAGGGGATGGAGAGGAAGGAGAGGACCTGCAGGGGCGGGTGTGCTGCGGGGTGACTTACCGCCACCGGACCCACGGAATTTTTAAAGAAGTAAATGAACTGGGGGCGGAGATCGATATGGACCCGCTTCCGGAGGAAGAGCGGGAGATCGTGTTCTCCCGGAGAAACCTTACGGTTATTTCCAGTTATGATATTACCTTCAACAATAAGCTGCTGAGCTATTACGGGCTCAATGCCTCTGAGGTGAAGGCAGGATCTGCCTGGGCTATTGGGATGATCGATTTTGTGATCACCATTTTCGCGGCGGTAATCCTCTATTACGTGGTGATCTCCGGCATGGAGGAGAAGCTTAAGACAGTGGGGCTTCTGGACGGGATCGGGATCTCGGACGGGCAGAAGCGCCTCTATATCTACGGGGAAAACCTGCTGGCCGGGGCGCTGGCGGTTCCCCTGGGGATGGGCCTTGGACTGCTGGCGCTTTTTCTCTCCTGCCGGGAGTTAAATGAGCGGTTCCTGCCGACTTATGACCTGGAGCTTGCTGTCAGCCCGCTGTGGCTGGGGGCGGTTCTGGCAGGAAGCGGGGCGGTGATCCTTTGCTCTGCCTCCGGCCTCTACGCCAGGGCGAGGAAGGAGCGGATCCTGGATCTTGTCAGCGGTTATGACCGGGAGGAGGAAGTGAACCGGACCACGGTGCTTCTGCGGGCGAAACGGCATTTCTTCAAGGCGGAAACTCTGCTGGCGGCCAAGAATGTGATCCTGAACCACAGGAATTACGGGGTGTCCTGTGCTTTGCTGGTGATTTCCCTGTGCGTGTTCCTGAACGGGATGATGTACGTCCGGGGGCTGGCGGCTTCTTATGAGGAGGGGCAGGATTATCCCAGGGTATCCCTGTGGGCGAAGACGGAGACGGGCGGCGCCGGTACAGACGGCGGAGCTGCAAAGGAAGAGACGCTGGAAGAACTGGCTGGGAGGATCGAAAGCCTGGAGGGAGTGGCTCAGGTGTCCGTGGTGAAAGAGGCGGAGGACTACAATGCAACAGAGGGATTGTCTTTTGCAGAGATCAAAGCCTATCTGGAGGAACTTCACGTCTGGCGGGATGTGGATCTCTATGAGTCGGATCATTTTGACGCCCGGGAGAAGGAACTGCAGGCGCAGCTGGCCCTCTGCTATCTGGTGCGGGTCGTGGGGGTGGATGAAGCCACCTTCCGGCGGTATCTCCGTTACGGGGAGGAACAGGGGAAGCTGGCCCGGTCCGGGGCGAGGGCAGAAGACCTGGGGATCCTGGTGGGAGCGGAGAGAGCTCCCTATGAGGAGAACACATTTCCGCTGATGATCCAGGGGGAATTAAAGGAACTTCCGCTGGCCCTCATTCTCCTGCCCGGCGAGCATGAGGAAATGCTGCGCTCAGAGTATCTTAAGACGGCGGCGCAGGCGGAAGCTGCCTCGGATTTCTTCTATACGGAGGGGGACAGTATCCTTTACGTGCCCATGGACACCTTTGACCAGTTGTTTGGGGCGGAACAGAAAGGAACGGTCTGCCTGGAGATCGCCCTTGACCGGGATGTGACGAAAACCGGGGAGGTCCGGCGGGCGGATCTAAATGAAGTGGTATATCCCGGGAATGCCCCCAGGCGGGCAGGAGAGGAAGAAAAGATCCGGGAGGAGATCGAGGCGCTGGCGCAAGAGATGGGGCTTGGCGGACTGGAAGTTGTAAGCTTTGCGGAGGAATACCAGCAGTCCTTCTTCGTAGGCGGCAAAGGCCTTCATCTTATGCTGGTGGCGGCCCTGGTGAGCGCCTGCTCTCTGGCGGCGCTTCTGGTGGTGCTGCAAAAAGACGCGGCTTCTCTCCGGAGACGGCGCAGGGAATTTGCCCTCCTGCAGACCATTGGCATGACCAGGAGAAGAGTTTTGAAAATGCTGATCCTGGAGCATTTCTTATATGCCCTGGCAGGGCTTGGGTTTGGGATCCCGGTCAGCCTATTCATCCTGACCGGCTTATACAGCGATGGGGGCGCGCCCCAGATGACGTCATCTATGGATGTGCCCTGGGACCTGGTGGCAGGCCAGGCGGTGATGACGGCGTGCGTAGTGATCCTGCCTCTTCTCTTCCTGCTGCGGGAGATGAAGAACCTGGATCTGGTGGAGACCATACGGAGGGAGGAATAG
- a CDS encoding DUF975 family protein: MRVNRKELKQQARRSLKQHYWIFVVLCLAAGYIGAESFGGLELITMASEGELTAEVSTGMVPETPDMSTAIAEAIMGEDEKSRETSRALVQEAKDDQGSNAVLGRTRGVFAEAVNRIESGAMIATVIMAVRSVVDSTEAMLILFIVVGLVLAFLVWFFFINMFTVIMRRFFLEGRTYEKVSPQRLLFLLRVKRWVRVSCTMFAASFFQFLWSLTLIGGVIKRYSYFLVPYIAAENPDVRPLEAITLSRKMMRGHKWECFLMEMSFLGWVILGGATLGISEIFYSNPYRMAAYAEYYVRVRETYKKEEGEKAELLNDPYLFEKPDLGTVVETYSDLIYLLDEEQVQKKKSSSLTEALADFFGVTLFYSANEREYEERVKRRIRLASLQDVISGKAYPIRMSAIPEHEKRSRIEMINYFRRYSVWSLILMFFAFSFIGWLWEVSLHLISDGEFVNRGVLHGPWLPIYGCGGVLILVALNRLRARPLLEFGATVVLCGCVEYFSSLYLEMAHNGQRWWDYSGYFLNLNGRICAEGLLVFGLGGLAIVYVLAPILDNQIRRIPGKALVPVSLALAAVFVGDLAYSSVHPNEGKGITDYQKAETEEEGETEDAVLSCAHGRGHYRYLSGRLS; this comes from the coding sequence ATGAGAGTTAATCGGAAGGAATTAAAACAACAGGCCAGGAGATCCCTGAAGCAGCATTACTGGATCTTCGTGGTCCTCTGCCTGGCGGCAGGTTATATCGGAGCGGAATCCTTTGGAGGCCTGGAGCTGATCACCATGGCTTCCGAGGGAGAGCTGACTGCGGAAGTGTCCACTGGCATGGTGCCGGAGACGCCGGATATGAGCACCGCCATCGCGGAGGCGATCATGGGGGAGGACGAAAAGAGCCGGGAGACTTCCCGGGCTCTGGTGCAGGAGGCAAAAGACGATCAGGGGAGCAACGCAGTGCTTGGCAGGACCAGAGGTGTGTTTGCCGAGGCGGTCAACCGGATTGAGTCGGGGGCCATGATCGCCACGGTGATCATGGCGGTGCGCTCGGTGGTAGATTCCACGGAAGCCATGCTGATCCTCTTTATCGTGGTCGGTCTGGTGCTGGCATTCCTGGTGTGGTTTTTCTTCATCAATATGTTTACGGTGATCATGAGGCGGTTTTTCCTGGAGGGGCGGACCTATGAGAAGGTGTCTCCTCAGAGACTTTTGTTCCTGCTCCGGGTGAAACGGTGGGTGCGGGTGTCCTGCACCATGTTCGCGGCCTCCTTTTTCCAGTTCCTGTGGAGCCTGACCCTTATCGGAGGCGTGATCAAGCGGTATTCCTATTTCCTGGTGCCCTATATCGCGGCGGAGAACCCGGATGTGCGGCCTCTGGAGGCGATAACCCTGTCCCGGAAAATGATGCGGGGGCATAAGTGGGAATGCTTCCTGATGGAAATGAGTTTCCTGGGCTGGGTGATCCTGGGAGGAGCCACCCTGGGGATTTCAGAGATCTTTTATTCCAACCCCTATCGGATGGCCGCTTATGCGGAATACTATGTCCGGGTCCGGGAAACCTACAAGAAGGAAGAGGGGGAGAAGGCAGAGCTGTTAAATGATCCCTATCTCTTTGAGAAGCCGGACCTGGGCACTGTGGTGGAGACCTACAGCGACCTGATTTACCTTCTGGACGAAGAGCAGGTCCAGAAGAAGAAAAGCAGCAGTCTTACGGAGGCGCTGGCGGATTTTTTTGGAGTTACCTTATTCTACAGCGCCAATGAGCGGGAATATGAGGAGCGGGTGAAGCGCAGGATCCGGCTTGCCTCCCTGCAGGACGTGATCAGCGGGAAGGCCTATCCCATTCGGATGTCCGCTATTCCGGAGCACGAGAAGCGGAGCCGGATCGAGATGATCAACTATTTCCGCAGATATTCGGTGTGGTCGCTGATCCTGATGTTTTTCGCCTTTTCTTTCATCGGTTGGCTTTGGGAAGTAAGCCTCCATCTGATCTCAGACGGAGAGTTTGTCAACCGGGGCGTGCTCCATGGTCCCTGGCTGCCTATCTACGGCTGCGGCGGCGTGCTGATCCTGGTGGCGCTGAACCGGCTGAGAGCCAGGCCGCTGCTGGAATTTGGCGCTACCGTGGTCTTATGCGGCTGCGTGGAATATTTTTCCTCCCTGTATCTGGAAATGGCCCATAACGGTCAGCGCTGGTGGGATTACAGCGGATATTTCCTGAACCTGAACGGCAGGATCTGCGCGGAAGGGCTTCTGGTATTCGGTTTGGGCGGCCTGGCCATCGTCTATGTGCTGGCCCCCATCCTGGACAATCAGATCCGCAGGATCCCGGGGAAAGCCCTGGTGCCTGTAAGCCTTGCGCTGGCGGCGGTATTCGTGGGGGATCTTGCCTACTCCAGCGTGCATCCGAATGAAGGGAAAGGGATCACCGACTATCAGAAGGCAGAGACAGAGGAAGAAGGAGAGACGGAAGATGCGGTATTATCTTGCGCCCATGGAAGGGGTCACTACCGATATTTATCGGGCCGCCTATCATAA
- a CDS encoding ABC transporter ATP-binding protein — protein sequence MMTEPVRKKTGQAGKPSLDREGLRAQKICKTYGTQENPVYALKETSFQIPKGQFAAILGPSGCGKSTLLHVLGGIEEPDGGSVWIKGKDLYQMERSKRAVFRRRSIGMVYQSIFLLPALNIEENIILPLLLDGRRAKEKQLLGLLRETGLEAKREALPSQLSGGQQQRAAIARALVMSPSVLLADEPTGNLDKANRNGVMELFRRLNDIYQVTILMVTHDEELATQCDRILYMEDGQIIRDREL from the coding sequence ATGATGACAGAACCAGTAAGAAAGAAAACAGGGCAGGCGGGAAAGCCTAGCCTGGATAGGGAAGGGCTGCGGGCGCAGAAGATCTGCAAGACCTACGGGACCCAGGAAAATCCGGTCTACGCGCTGAAAGAGACCAGCTTCCAGATTCCTAAGGGGCAGTTCGCGGCCATCCTGGGACCCTCCGGGTGCGGGAAATCCACCCTGCTCCATGTGCTGGGTGGCATAGAAGAGCCGGACGGAGGAAGCGTGTGGATCAAAGGGAAGGATCTGTACCAGATGGAGCGGAGCAAACGGGCGGTCTTTCGCAGGCGCAGCATCGGGATGGTGTACCAGTCTATTTTCCTTCTTCCCGCGCTGAACATTGAGGAAAATATTATCCTGCCCCTGCTTCTGGACGGGCGCAGAGCAAAGGAGAAACAGTTGCTGGGGCTATTGCGGGAGACCGGACTGGAAGCAAAACGGGAAGCCCTTCCCAGTCAGCTCTCCGGCGGGCAGCAGCAGCGGGCCGCCATCGCCAGGGCGCTTGTCATGTCCCCTTCGGTGCTGCTGGCCGACGAGCCCACCGGGAACCTGGATAAGGCCAACCGGAACGGGGTGATGGAACTCTTCCGGCGGCTGAATGACATTTACCAGGTGACCATCCTGATGGTGACCCACGATGAAGAGCTGGCAACCCAGTGCGACCGGATTTTGTATATGGAGGATGGGCAGATCATACGAGACCGGGAATTGTAA
- a CDS encoding prolyl-tRNA synthetase associated domain-containing protein produces MEDQKQKVYDALDKQKIKYEVVEHEPVYTMEDMDRLGLPEKGTLCKNLFLRDAKGKRHFLVTCEESKKVDLKSLGRQLGAGNLSFASEDRLEKYLGVKQGGVTPFGLMNDTDHAVEFFIDKDLTRCKSLGIHPLENTATVFLSFKDLDKFLWNLDVDVVKIKL; encoded by the coding sequence ATGGAAGACCAGAAACAAAAAGTTTATGACGCGCTGGACAAGCAGAAGATCAAATATGAAGTGGTAGAGCACGAACCGGTATATACAATGGAAGATATGGACCGGCTGGGTCTTCCGGAGAAGGGGACACTGTGCAAGAACCTGTTTCTGCGGGACGCCAAGGGGAAACGGCACTTCCTGGTGACCTGCGAGGAGAGCAAGAAGGTGGACTTAAAAAGCCTGGGACGGCAGCTGGGAGCAGGCAACTTAAGCTTTGCCTCTGAGGACCGGCTGGAGAAGTACCTGGGTGTGAAGCAGGGCGGGGTAACCCCCTTTGGCCTTATGAACGATACGGACCATGCGGTGGAGTTTTTCATCGACAAAGACCTGACAAGATGCAAGAGCCTGGGTATTCATCCCCTGGAAAATACAGCCACTGTGTTCCTGTCTTTTAAAGATCTGGACAAATTCCTGTGGAACCTGGACGTGGACGTGGTAAAGATCAAACTGTAG
- a CDS encoding HAMP domain-containing sensor histidine kinase, translating to MGEMWMLGIASLLVAAAFGGFVYFRRRYFQLYQRVQLLQQKMLAGEDISQAADREGAEDVIRDGFVRIQKRYGREAEEAGKDREALKGLIQDLSHQLRTPLANIRLYQELLGKTELEPEQRARARRRLEEETDKLEWLLEALFKMVDLERGRGNLEILPVGIGHTVRRAAEAVQERARARGIKIRFVGSFDLCLNHDPRWTQEVFFNLLENAVKYSPEGSTVTISCEAFETYGAVHIRDEGPGIPGEEIPRIFRKFYRGADTGQQEGWGIGLYLARLILEQEKGYVKVDSRPGEGSTFSVFLPLARKEK from the coding sequence ATGGGTGAAATGTGGATGCTGGGGATCGCAAGTCTCCTTGTGGCGGCGGCCTTTGGGGGATTTGTGTATTTCCGGCGGCGGTATTTTCAGCTTTATCAGAGGGTACAGCTTCTGCAGCAGAAGATGCTGGCGGGGGAAGACATTTCCCAGGCGGCGGACCGGGAAGGGGCGGAAGATGTGATCCGGGACGGATTTGTGCGGATCCAGAAGCGGTATGGCCGGGAGGCGGAGGAAGCCGGGAAGGACCGGGAGGCCCTGAAGGGGCTGATCCAGGATCTGTCCCATCAGCTTAGGACGCCTCTTGCCAATATCCGGCTCTATCAGGAGCTTCTGGGGAAGACGGAACTGGAGCCGGAACAGCGGGCAAGGGCCCGGAGGCGGCTGGAAGAGGAGACGGACAAGCTGGAGTGGCTTCTTGAGGCCCTCTTTAAGATGGTGGATCTGGAGCGGGGCAGAGGGAATCTGGAGATCCTTCCTGTCGGGATCGGCCACACGGTAAGGCGGGCTGCGGAAGCGGTCCAGGAAAGAGCCAGGGCCCGGGGGATCAAGATCCGGTTTGTGGGGTCTTTTGACCTGTGTCTCAACCACGATCCCAGATGGACCCAGGAGGTGTTCTTTAATCTTCTGGAAAATGCGGTGAAATATAGCCCTGAAGGGTCGACTGTCACCATTTCCTGTGAGGCCTTCGAGACCTATGGGGCGGTCCATATCCGGGATGAGGGCCCGGGGATCCCGGGGGAGGAGATTCCCAGGATCTTCCGGAAATTTTACCGGGGAGCGGATACGGGGCAGCAGGAGGGCTGGGGCATTGGCCTGTACCTTGCAAGGCTGATCCTGGAGCAGGAGAAGGGGTATGTGAAGGTGGATTCCAGGCCAGGAGAAGGAAGCACATTTTCCGTGTTCCTGCCCCTTGCGCGTAAGGAGAAGTAA
- a CDS encoding DUF2130 domain-containing protein yields MREIRCPKCGEVFQVDESGYAAIVKQVRDKEFEKEIREREAQFRLEKQAAEELARTKTEQKLSGQISSQETRIRELETRLQAEKDARDLEIQKAAAEKERELAQRIAAKDQELAERDARIQKLRSQMDSEEKESQLKEQSLKEKYEEQLKMKDELVAYYKDFKARQSTKMVGESLEIHCETEFNKLRATGFQHAYFEKDNDARSGSKGDYIYRETDPEGVEFISIMFEMKNEMDETATKKKNEDFLKELDKDRREKNCEYAVLVSLLEPDSELYNQGIVDMSHRYPKMYVIRPQFFIPIITILRNAATNALDYRRQLEVVRNQNIDISHFEEDMNDFKEKFARNFRIASERFQKAIDEIDKTIDHLQKTKEALLSSENNLRLANNKAEDLTIKRLTRKNPTMAAKFAELEERKRQEGTEE; encoded by the coding sequence ATGCGGGAGATCAGATGCCCCAAGTGCGGGGAAGTATTTCAGGTGGATGAATCCGGCTACGCGGCGATCGTGAAGCAGGTGCGGGATAAAGAGTTTGAGAAAGAGATCCGGGAGCGGGAGGCTCAGTTCCGCCTGGAGAAGCAGGCGGCGGAAGAGCTGGCCCGGACGAAGACGGAGCAGAAGCTAAGCGGGCAGATCAGCAGCCAGGAGACCCGGATCCGGGAACTGGAGACCAGGCTTCAGGCAGAGAAGGACGCCCGGGATCTGGAGATCCAGAAGGCTGCGGCGGAAAAGGAGAGGGAGCTGGCGCAGCGGATCGCGGCCAAGGATCAGGAGCTTGCCGAGCGGGATGCCAGGATCCAGAAGCTGCGCTCCCAGATGGATTCCGAGGAGAAGGAGAGCCAGTTAAAGGAGCAGTCCCTGAAGGAGAAATATGAGGAACAGCTGAAGATGAAGGATGAGCTGGTGGCGTATTACAAGGATTTCAAGGCCCGTCAGTCCACCAAGATGGTGGGGGAGAGCCTGGAGATCCACTGTGAGACCGAGTTCAACAAGCTGCGGGCCACCGGATTTCAGCACGCCTATTTTGAGAAAGACAATGACGCCAGAAGCGGGAGCAAAGGGGATTACATTTACCGGGAGACGGACCCGGAGGGAGTGGAATTCATCTCCATCATGTTCGAGATGAAAAATGAGATGGACGAGACGGCCACCAAGAAGAAAAACGAGGACTTCTTAAAGGAGCTGGACAAGGACCGCCGGGAGAAAAACTGCGAGTACGCGGTGCTGGTGTCCCTCCTGGAGCCGGACAGCGAGCTTTACAACCAGGGGATCGTGGACATGTCCCACCGGTATCCCAAGATGTACGTGATCCGGCCCCAGTTCTTTATTCCCATCATCACCATCCTTCGCAACGCGGCCACCAACGCTCTGGATTACCGGAGGCAGCTGGAGGTGGTGAGGAACCAGAATATCGACATTTCCCATTTTGAGGAAGATATGAATGACTTCAAGGAGAAGTTCGCCCGGAACTTCCGGATCGCCAGCGAGCGGTTCCAGAAGGCCATCGACGAGATCGACAAGACCATCGATCATCTCCAGAAGACCAAGGAGGCGCTGCTCTCCTCGGAGAATAACCTGCGGCTTGCCAACAACAAGGCGGAGGATCTGACCATCAAGCGGCTGACCCGGAAGAATCCCACGATGGCCGCCAAATTCGCAGAGCTGGAAGAGAGAAAGAGACAGGAAGGAACAGAAGAGTAA
- a CDS encoding ABC transporter ATP-binding protein produces the protein MEILKVQGLKKRFTDRGEGEPVLSGAGFRLEEGTFTALTGISGAGKTTLIHLLAGLQEPDGGQVYLLGRDLGEMKEEERTLFRRRHISLVLQEGALLPGLTVEENILLPMAMDTGRLVEEERLEQILEALGLTRLRRRFPARLSGGERQRVVLGRALLSDAEIILADEPCARLDRRQSLEIMGLLRECAGTWNRTVLMATHDLDLAQICDQILVLRDGQIFPW, from the coding sequence ATGGAGATACTGAAAGTTCAGGGACTTAAGAAAAGATTTACAGACAGAGGGGAAGGAGAACCGGTGCTTTCCGGGGCAGGTTTTAGGCTGGAGGAAGGGACGTTTACGGCCCTTACCGGGATCTCCGGCGCAGGAAAGACGACCCTCATCCATCTGCTGGCGGGTCTGCAGGAGCCGGACGGAGGACAGGTGTATCTTCTGGGTCGGGACCTGGGGGAGATGAAGGAAGAGGAAAGGACCCTGTTCCGGCGCAGGCATATCAGCCTGGTGCTCCAGGAGGGAGCGCTTCTTCCGGGGCTTACGGTGGAGGAAAATATCCTTCTTCCCATGGCCATGGACACAGGTCGGCTGGTGGAGGAAGAGCGGCTGGAGCAGATCCTGGAGGCCCTTGGCCTTACCCGGCTGCGCAGGCGGTTCCCGGCCAGGCTCTCCGGCGGGGAGCGGCAGCGGGTGGTGCTGGGGCGGGCCCTTCTCTCGGACGCGGAGATCATTCTGGCGGACGAACCCTGCGCCCGGCTGGACCGGAGGCAGTCTCTGGAGATCATGGGACTTCTGAGGGAGTGCGCCGGCACCTGGAACCGGACGGTGCTGATGGCAACTCACGATCTGGATCTTGCCCAGATCTGTGATCAGATCCTGGTGCTCCGGGACGGACAGATCTTTCCCTGGTAG